One window from the genome of Osmerus eperlanus chromosome 1, fOsmEpe2.1, whole genome shotgun sequence encodes:
- the zmynd8 gene encoding MYND-type zinc finger-containing chromatin reader ZMYND8 isoform X4, which yields MHPQSVAEEEVKTESDAVEGMEISTRSKVSDPGSAERPAQKRKVSNSPPHSSNGHSPAETSPSPVKKKRKPGAVSSSKDQSELRHGPFYYVKQPALTTDPVDVVPQDGRNDFYCWLCHREGQVLCCELCPRVYHAKCLKLPAEPEGDWFCPECEKITVAECIETQSKAMMMLTIEQLSYLLKFALQKMKQPGTEPFQKPVSLEQHPDYAEYIFHPMDLCTLERNIKKKMYGCTEAFLADVKWILHNCIIYNGGNHKLTATAKVIVKICEHEMNEIEVCPECYLSACQKRENWFCEPCSNPHPLVWAKLKGFPFWPAKALRDKDGQVDARFFGQHDRAWVPLNNCYLMSKEIPFSVKKTKSIFNSAMQEMEVYVENMRRKFGVFNYALFRTPYTPDNQYQMLLDTGNPSSGSIRPEKQEKIKFSFDMTASPKMPLARSMMSVAGMGGSSGRRISLTDMPRSPMSTNSSAHTGSDGEQETPEKGQAKAASSHFSAGEESMDCTASPASTRHAATGSAMDSPKPLHSQGPSLPITPKQEKTVTTGSILNLNLDRSKAEMDLKELSETVQQQQQQGAPPILTSPKRQIRSRFQLNLDKTIESCKAQLGIDEISEDVYKGVEHSDSEDSDKSEFSDSEYASDEEQKLKESQDPMVAEKCEKKRALKDQQSPSQEKECKPEGPAAVTSTMGDTVAPAIVTEPSSKEKQSIDLDKDPVEKSKAAPPILVPREKLQVKEEIRQPTPVEDSDSERELVIDLGEDQGGKERKRNRKDTTAAKDPPAIKTEGKIATPLSALTSSQNNAGPSASSSVKESSQSSMAIPLNMVSFTTTAPTTISPATLLNTTLTTTPAPSNSTTTAVKKQRPLLPRETVPVVQRAVVWSPTTKFQTSSQKWHMQKVQRQQQNQTPATTPVQTPVLGQVPASQLQAQTLPPTQASGTTPSLSVSVQQPSQSMRYQTRQAVKAVQQKDNPLSTSTSAVTLVTSSPASVAIMAVPGSGTPASSSSSPVTGDFQIPTTSADVASDIAKYTNKIMDAIKGTVTEIYNDLSKSTSGNTIAEIRRLRIEIEKLQWLHQQELSEMKHNLELTMAEMRQSLEQEGERLVAEVKKQMEVEKQQAVDETKKKQWCANCRKEAIFYCCWNTSYCDYPCQQAHWPEHMKSCTQSATAPQQEPESESTADTSNKGGQSSSGQTSPKEKQASAPTDRDSDMEKSKDNVTVSLS from the exons ATGCATCCACAGAG TgtggctgaggaggaggtgaagactgAGTCGGATGCTGTAGAGGGGATGGAGATCTCGACAAGATCCAAAG TTTCAGACCCTGGGTCAGCAGAGCGGCCAGCCCAGAAACGTAAAGTCTCCAACAGCCCCCCTCACTCATCCAACGGCCACTCCCCAGCTGAGACCTCTCCCAGCCCcgtgaaaaagaaaagaaaacctgGAGCAGTCAGCAGCAGCAAAGACCAG TCAGAGCTAAGACATGGCCCCTTTTACTATGTGAAGCAGCCAGCACTCACCACAGACCCTGTTGATGTTGTACCGCAGGACGGCAGGAATGATTTCTACTGCTGGCTGTGCCACCGCGAGGGCCAGGTGCTCTGCTGTGAGCTCTGCCCCAGGGTGTACCACGCCAAGTGCCTCAAATTGCCAGCTGAGCCAGAAGGCGACTGGTTCTGCCCAGAGTGTGAG AAAATAACAGTTGCAGAGTGCATAGAGACTCAGAGTAAAGCCATGATGATGCTCACTATAGAACAACTGTCTTACCTGCTGAAGTTTGCCCTCCAGAAGATGAAACAGCCAGGT ACGGAGCCCTTTCAGAAACCTGTGTCTCTCGAACAACATCCAGACTATGCAGAGTACATATTCCACCCAATGGACCTGTGCACATTAGAGAGG AACATAAAGAAGAAAATGTACGGTTGCACAGAGGCCTTTTTGGCAGATGTAAAATGGATTTTACATAACTGTATAATATATAATGGAG GCAATCACAAGCTTACAGCCACGGCTAAAGTCATAGTGAAAATCTGCGAACATGAG ATGAATGAAATCGAGGTGTGTCCTGAGTGCTATCTCTCAGCTTGTCAGAAGAGAGAAAACTGGTTCTGTGAGCCATGT AGTAATCCACATCCACTGGTATGGGCCAAGCTGAAGGGATTTCCTTTCTGGCCAGCCAAAGCTCTGCGGGACAAAGATGGCCAAGTGGATGCTCGCTTCTTTGGGCAACATGACAG GGCATGGGTCCCGTTAAACAACTGCTATCTCATGTCCAAAGAAATCCCCTTCTCTGTCAAGAAGACCAAGAGTATTTTCAACAGTGCGATGCAAGAGATGGAAGTCTACGTGGAGAACATGAGGAGGAAGTTTGGAGTCTTCAACTATGCCCTCTTCAGGACGCCTTATACCCCCGACAACCAGTACCAGATGCTCCTAGACACGGGCAACCCGTCATCTGGCTCCATCCGACCAGAGAAGCAGGAGAAGATTAAGTTCAGCTTTGACATGACCGCATCCCCCAAGATGCCCTTGGCCAGGAGTATGATGTCAGTGGCGGGGATGGGAGGAAGTTCTGGGCGGAGGATATCTCTGACGGACATGCCCCGTTCCCCTATGAGCACCAACTCCTCTGCTCACACAGGCTCTGATGGGGAGCAGGAGACACCAGAGAAAGGTCAGGCTAAAGCAGCCAGCAGCCACTTCAGCGCGGGGGAGGAGTCCATGGACTGTACAG CATCCCCTGCTTCAACTCGGCATGCTGCCACAGGCAGTGCTATGGACAGCCCTAAACCCTTACATTCTCAGGGCCCTTCCCTGCCAATCACCCCAAAACAGGAAAAGACTGTTACCACAGGAAGTATACTCAACCTCAACCTGG ATCGTAGTAAAGCAGAGATGGACTTGAAGGAGCTTAGTGAGActgtgcagcagcagcagcagcagggggcGCCGCCTATCCTCACCTCACCGAAGAGACAAATCAGGAGTCGGTTTCAGCTCAACTTGGACAAAACCATAGAAAGCTGCAAGGCCCAGTTAG GTATAGATGAGATATCTGAAGATGTGTACAAGGGAGTTGAACACAGTGATTCCGAGGACTCTGACAAATCTGAGTTTAGCGACAGTGAGTATGCTAGTGATGAGGAGCAGAAGCTTAAAGAGAGCCAGGACCCCATGGTTGCTGAGAAGTGTGAGAAGAAGCGAGCACTCAAGGACCAACAATCTCCCAGCCAAGAAAAGGAGTGCAAGCCTGAAGGCCCAGCAGCAGTAACGTCCACCATGGGGGATACAGTAGCACCAGCTATTGTCACAGAACCCTCATCTAAAGAAAAACAGAGCATAGACTTAGATAAAGATCCAGTAGAGAAATCCAAAGCTGCTCCACCCATTCTTGTCCCCAGAGAAAAGCTCCAAGTGAAGGAAGAAATCAGGCAGCCCACACCTGTGGAGGACTCAGACTCTGAGAGGGAGCTGGTGATCGatctgggggaggaccagggaggcaaggagaggaagagaaacaggaaagacACTACTGCTGCTAAAGACCCTCCAGCCATTAAAACCGAGG GTAAAATTGCCACCCCTTTAAGTGCCCTTACCTCGTCCCAAAACAATGCAGGCCCCTCTGCATCATCCAGTGTCAAAGAGTCTTCTCAGTCCTCTATGGCCATACCCCTCAACATGGTCTCCTTCACAACTACTGCTCCCACTACCATCAGCCCGGCCACCCTTCTCAACACAACCCTAACTAcaactccagccccctccaacTCCACCACCACAGCAGTGAAGaaacagcgccccctgctgcctAGGGAGACAGTCCCCGTGGTCCAAAGGGCTGTGGTATGGAGCCCAACCACCAAGTTCCAGACCTCCTCACAGAAATGGCACATGCAGAAAGTGCAGCGGCAGCAGCAGAACCAGACGCCAGCTACTACACCAGTGCAGACACCAGTGCTGGGGCAAGTGCCGGCGAGCCAACTGCAAGCACAAACCTTGCCCCCAACCCAAGCCTCTGGAACAACACCATCATTATCAGTGTCAGTCCAGCAGCCATCACAAAGCATGCGTTATCAGACCCGACAGGCTGTGAAAG CTGTCCAGCAGAAGGACAATCCACTCAGTACATCCACCTCGGCAGTTACCCTGGTTACAAGTAGCCCAGCCTCTGTGGCTATAATGGCAGTCCCAGGGTCAGGTAcacctgcctcctcttcctcttcccctgtgACTGGAGACTTCCAGATCCCCACTACCTCTGCAGATGTAGCATCAGACATTGCCAAGTATACTAACAAA ATAATGGATGCAATTAAAGGGACAGTGACTGAGATCTACAATGACCTGTCCAAAAGCACTTCAGGGAACACAATAGCAGAG aTTAGACGGCTGAGAATTGAAATTGAAAAACTACAGTGGTTACATCAGCAGGAATTGTCTGAAATGAAGCACAATTTAG AGTTGACAATGGCAGAAATGAGGCAGAGTcttgagcaggagggggagcgttTGGTGGCAGAGGTGAAAAAGcagatggaggtagagaaaCAGCAGGCTGTGGATGAGACCAAGAAGAAGCAGTGGTGTGCCAACTGCAGGAAAGAggccatcttctactgctgctGGAACACCAGCTACTGTGACTATCCCTGTCAGCAAGCCCATTGGCCTGAACACATGAAGTCATGCACTCAGTCAG CAACAGCCCCGCAACAGGAGCCTGAGTCGGAGTCCACAGCCGACACTTCAAACAAAGGAGGACAGTCAAGCAGTGGGCAGACCTCTCCCAAAGAAAAGCAGGCAAGTGCACCTACAGATAGAGACTCTGACATGGAAAAGAGCAAGGACAATGTCACTGTTAGTCTTTCCTAA
- the zmynd8 gene encoding MYND-type zinc finger-containing chromatin reader ZMYND8 isoform X3 — protein MEISTRSKVSDPGSAERPAQKRKVSNSPPHSSNGHSPAETSPSPVKKKRKPGAVSSSKDQSELRHGPFYYVKQPALTTDPVDVVPQDGRNDFYCWLCHREGQVLCCELCPRVYHAKCLKLPAEPEGDWFCPECEKITVAECIETQSKAMMMLTIEQLSYLLKFALQKMKQPGDQPRSSSHSPHAAATQRKAFNWTEPFQKPVSLEQHPDYAEYIFHPMDLCTLERNIKKKMYGCTEAFLADVKWILHNCIIYNGGNHKLTATAKVIVKICEHEMNEIEVCPECYLSACQKRENWFCEPCSNPHPLVWAKLKGFPFWPAKALRDKDGQVDARFFGQHDRAWVPLNNCYLMSKEIPFSVKKTKSIFNSAMQEMEVYVENMRRKFGVFNYALFRTPYTPDNQYQMLLDTGNPSSGSIRPEKQEKIKFSFDMTASPKMPLARSMMSVAGMGGSSGRRISLTDMPRSPMSTNSSAHTGSDGEQETPEKGQAKAASSHFSAGEESMDCTASPASTRHAATGSAMDSPKPLHSQGPSLPITPKQEKTVTTGSILNLNLDRSKAEMDLKELSETVQQQQQQGAPPILTSPKRQIRSRFQLNLDKTIESCKAQLGIDEISEDVYKGVEHSDSEDSDKSEFSDSEYASDEEQKLKESQDPMVAEKCEKKRALKDQQSPSQEKECKPEGPAAVTSTMGDTVAPAIVTEPSSKEKQSIDLDKDPVEKSKAAPPILVPREKLQVKEEIRQPTPVEDSDSERELVIDLGEDQGGKERKRNRKDTTAAKDPPAIKTEGKIATPLSALTSSQNNAGPSASSSVKESSQSSMAIPLNMVSFTTTAPTTISPATLLNTTLTTTPAPSNSTTTAVKKQRPLLPRETVPVVQRAVVWSPTTKFQTSSQKWHMQKVQRQQQNQTPATTPVQTPVLGQVPASQLQAQTLPPTQASGTTPSLSVSVQQPSQSMRYQTRQAVKAVQQKDNPLSTSTSAVTLVTSSPASVAIMAVPGSGTPASSSSSPVTGDFQIPTTSADVASDIAKYTNKIMDAIKGTVTEIYNDLSKSTSGNTIAEIRRLRIEIEKLQWLHQQELSEMKHNLELTMAEMRQSLEQEGERLVAEVKKQMEVEKQQAVDETKKKQWCANCRKEAIFYCCWNTSYCDYPCQQAHWPEHMKSCTQSATAPQQEPESESTADTSNKGGQSSSGQTSPKEKQASAPTDRDSDMEKSKDNVTVSLS, from the exons ATGGAGATCTCGACAAGATCCAAAG TTTCAGACCCTGGGTCAGCAGAGCGGCCAGCCCAGAAACGTAAAGTCTCCAACAGCCCCCCTCACTCATCCAACGGCCACTCCCCAGCTGAGACCTCTCCCAGCCCcgtgaaaaagaaaagaaaacctgGAGCAGTCAGCAGCAGCAAAGACCAG TCAGAGCTAAGACATGGCCCCTTTTACTATGTGAAGCAGCCAGCACTCACCACAGACCCTGTTGATGTTGTACCGCAGGACGGCAGGAATGATTTCTACTGCTGGCTGTGCCACCGCGAGGGCCAGGTGCTCTGCTGTGAGCTCTGCCCCAGGGTGTACCACGCCAAGTGCCTCAAATTGCCAGCTGAGCCAGAAGGCGACTGGTTCTGCCCAGAGTGTGAG AAAATAACAGTTGCAGAGTGCATAGAGACTCAGAGTAAAGCCATGATGATGCTCACTATAGAACAACTGTCTTACCTGCTGAAGTTTGCCCTCCAGAAGATGAAACAGCCAGGT GACCAACCCCGTTCGTCATCTCACTCCCCCCATGCAGCCGCCACGCAGAGAAAGGCTTTTAATTGG ACGGAGCCCTTTCAGAAACCTGTGTCTCTCGAACAACATCCAGACTATGCAGAGTACATATTCCACCCAATGGACCTGTGCACATTAGAGAGG AACATAAAGAAGAAAATGTACGGTTGCACAGAGGCCTTTTTGGCAGATGTAAAATGGATTTTACATAACTGTATAATATATAATGGAG GCAATCACAAGCTTACAGCCACGGCTAAAGTCATAGTGAAAATCTGCGAACATGAG ATGAATGAAATCGAGGTGTGTCCTGAGTGCTATCTCTCAGCTTGTCAGAAGAGAGAAAACTGGTTCTGTGAGCCATGT AGTAATCCACATCCACTGGTATGGGCCAAGCTGAAGGGATTTCCTTTCTGGCCAGCCAAAGCTCTGCGGGACAAAGATGGCCAAGTGGATGCTCGCTTCTTTGGGCAACATGACAG GGCATGGGTCCCGTTAAACAACTGCTATCTCATGTCCAAAGAAATCCCCTTCTCTGTCAAGAAGACCAAGAGTATTTTCAACAGTGCGATGCAAGAGATGGAAGTCTACGTGGAGAACATGAGGAGGAAGTTTGGAGTCTTCAACTATGCCCTCTTCAGGACGCCTTATACCCCCGACAACCAGTACCAGATGCTCCTAGACACGGGCAACCCGTCATCTGGCTCCATCCGACCAGAGAAGCAGGAGAAGATTAAGTTCAGCTTTGACATGACCGCATCCCCCAAGATGCCCTTGGCCAGGAGTATGATGTCAGTGGCGGGGATGGGAGGAAGTTCTGGGCGGAGGATATCTCTGACGGACATGCCCCGTTCCCCTATGAGCACCAACTCCTCTGCTCACACAGGCTCTGATGGGGAGCAGGAGACACCAGAGAAAGGTCAGGCTAAAGCAGCCAGCAGCCACTTCAGCGCGGGGGAGGAGTCCATGGACTGTACAG CATCCCCTGCTTCAACTCGGCATGCTGCCACAGGCAGTGCTATGGACAGCCCTAAACCCTTACATTCTCAGGGCCCTTCCCTGCCAATCACCCCAAAACAGGAAAAGACTGTTACCACAGGAAGTATACTCAACCTCAACCTGG ATCGTAGTAAAGCAGAGATGGACTTGAAGGAGCTTAGTGAGActgtgcagcagcagcagcagcagggggcGCCGCCTATCCTCACCTCACCGAAGAGACAAATCAGGAGTCGGTTTCAGCTCAACTTGGACAAAACCATAGAAAGCTGCAAGGCCCAGTTAG GTATAGATGAGATATCTGAAGATGTGTACAAGGGAGTTGAACACAGTGATTCCGAGGACTCTGACAAATCTGAGTTTAGCGACAGTGAGTATGCTAGTGATGAGGAGCAGAAGCTTAAAGAGAGCCAGGACCCCATGGTTGCTGAGAAGTGTGAGAAGAAGCGAGCACTCAAGGACCAACAATCTCCCAGCCAAGAAAAGGAGTGCAAGCCTGAAGGCCCAGCAGCAGTAACGTCCACCATGGGGGATACAGTAGCACCAGCTATTGTCACAGAACCCTCATCTAAAGAAAAACAGAGCATAGACTTAGATAAAGATCCAGTAGAGAAATCCAAAGCTGCTCCACCCATTCTTGTCCCCAGAGAAAAGCTCCAAGTGAAGGAAGAAATCAGGCAGCCCACACCTGTGGAGGACTCAGACTCTGAGAGGGAGCTGGTGATCGatctgggggaggaccagggaggcaaggagaggaagagaaacaggaaagacACTACTGCTGCTAAAGACCCTCCAGCCATTAAAACCGAGG GTAAAATTGCCACCCCTTTAAGTGCCCTTACCTCGTCCCAAAACAATGCAGGCCCCTCTGCATCATCCAGTGTCAAAGAGTCTTCTCAGTCCTCTATGGCCATACCCCTCAACATGGTCTCCTTCACAACTACTGCTCCCACTACCATCAGCCCGGCCACCCTTCTCAACACAACCCTAACTAcaactccagccccctccaacTCCACCACCACAGCAGTGAAGaaacagcgccccctgctgcctAGGGAGACAGTCCCCGTGGTCCAAAGGGCTGTGGTATGGAGCCCAACCACCAAGTTCCAGACCTCCTCACAGAAATGGCACATGCAGAAAGTGCAGCGGCAGCAGCAGAACCAGACGCCAGCTACTACACCAGTGCAGACACCAGTGCTGGGGCAAGTGCCGGCGAGCCAACTGCAAGCACAAACCTTGCCCCCAACCCAAGCCTCTGGAACAACACCATCATTATCAGTGTCAGTCCAGCAGCCATCACAAAGCATGCGTTATCAGACCCGACAGGCTGTGAAAG CTGTCCAGCAGAAGGACAATCCACTCAGTACATCCACCTCGGCAGTTACCCTGGTTACAAGTAGCCCAGCCTCTGTGGCTATAATGGCAGTCCCAGGGTCAGGTAcacctgcctcctcttcctcttcccctgtgACTGGAGACTTCCAGATCCCCACTACCTCTGCAGATGTAGCATCAGACATTGCCAAGTATACTAACAAA ATAATGGATGCAATTAAAGGGACAGTGACTGAGATCTACAATGACCTGTCCAAAAGCACTTCAGGGAACACAATAGCAGAG aTTAGACGGCTGAGAATTGAAATTGAAAAACTACAGTGGTTACATCAGCAGGAATTGTCTGAAATGAAGCACAATTTAG AGTTGACAATGGCAGAAATGAGGCAGAGTcttgagcaggagggggagcgttTGGTGGCAGAGGTGAAAAAGcagatggaggtagagaaaCAGCAGGCTGTGGATGAGACCAAGAAGAAGCAGTGGTGTGCCAACTGCAGGAAAGAggccatcttctactgctgctGGAACACCAGCTACTGTGACTATCCCTGTCAGCAAGCCCATTGGCCTGAACACATGAAGTCATGCACTCAGTCAG CAACAGCCCCGCAACAGGAGCCTGAGTCGGAGTCCACAGCCGACACTTCAAACAAAGGAGGACAGTCAAGCAGTGGGCAGACCTCTCCCAAAGAAAAGCAGGCAAGTGCACCTACAGATAGAGACTCTGACATGGAAAAGAGCAAGGACAATGTCACTGTTAGTCTTTCCTAA
- the zmynd8 gene encoding MYND-type zinc finger-containing chromatin reader ZMYND8 isoform X1 yields the protein MHPQSVAEEEVKTESDAVEGMEISTRSKVSDPGSAERPAQKRKVSNSPPHSSNGHSPAETSPSPVKKKRKPGAVSSSKDQSELRHGPFYYVKQPALTTDPVDVVPQDGRNDFYCWLCHREGQVLCCELCPRVYHAKCLKLPAEPEGDWFCPECEKITVAECIETQSKAMMMLTIEQLSYLLKFALQKMKQPGDQPRSSSHSPHAAATQRKAFNWTEPFQKPVSLEQHPDYAEYIFHPMDLCTLERNIKKKMYGCTEAFLADVKWILHNCIIYNGGNHKLTATAKVIVKICEHEMNEIEVCPECYLSACQKRENWFCEPCSNPHPLVWAKLKGFPFWPAKALRDKDGQVDARFFGQHDRAWVPLNNCYLMSKEIPFSVKKTKSIFNSAMQEMEVYVENMRRKFGVFNYALFRTPYTPDNQYQMLLDTGNPSSGSIRPEKQEKIKFSFDMTASPKMPLARSMMSVAGMGGSSGRRISLTDMPRSPMSTNSSAHTGSDGEQETPEKGQAKAASSHFSAGEESMDCTASPASTRHAATGSAMDSPKPLHSQGPSLPITPKQEKTVTTGSILNLNLDRSKAEMDLKELSETVQQQQQQGAPPILTSPKRQIRSRFQLNLDKTIESCKAQLGIDEISEDVYKGVEHSDSEDSDKSEFSDSEYASDEEQKLKESQDPMVAEKCEKKRALKDQQSPSQEKECKPEGPAAVTSTMGDTVAPAIVTEPSSKEKQSIDLDKDPVEKSKAAPPILVPREKLQVKEEIRQPTPVEDSDSERELVIDLGEDQGGKERKRNRKDTTAAKDPPAIKTEGKIATPLSALTSSQNNAGPSASSSVKESSQSSMAIPLNMVSFTTTAPTTISPATLLNTTLTTTPAPSNSTTTAVKKQRPLLPRETVPVVQRAVVWSPTTKFQTSSQKWHMQKVQRQQQNQTPATTPVQTPVLGQVPASQLQAQTLPPTQASGTTPSLSVSVQQPSQSMRYQTRQAVKAVQQKDNPLSTSTSAVTLVTSSPASVAIMAVPGSGTPASSSSSPVTGDFQIPTTSADVASDIAKYTNKIMDAIKGTVTEIYNDLSKSTSGNTIAEIRRLRIEIEKLQWLHQQELSEMKHNLELTMAEMRQSLEQEGERLVAEVKKQMEVEKQQAVDETKKKQWCANCRKEAIFYCCWNTSYCDYPCQQAHWPEHMKSCTQSATAPQQEPESESTADTSNKGGQSSSGQTSPKEKQASAPTDRDSDMEKSKDNVTVSLS from the exons ATGCATCCACAGAG TgtggctgaggaggaggtgaagactgAGTCGGATGCTGTAGAGGGGATGGAGATCTCGACAAGATCCAAAG TTTCAGACCCTGGGTCAGCAGAGCGGCCAGCCCAGAAACGTAAAGTCTCCAACAGCCCCCCTCACTCATCCAACGGCCACTCCCCAGCTGAGACCTCTCCCAGCCCcgtgaaaaagaaaagaaaacctgGAGCAGTCAGCAGCAGCAAAGACCAG TCAGAGCTAAGACATGGCCCCTTTTACTATGTGAAGCAGCCAGCACTCACCACAGACCCTGTTGATGTTGTACCGCAGGACGGCAGGAATGATTTCTACTGCTGGCTGTGCCACCGCGAGGGCCAGGTGCTCTGCTGTGAGCTCTGCCCCAGGGTGTACCACGCCAAGTGCCTCAAATTGCCAGCTGAGCCAGAAGGCGACTGGTTCTGCCCAGAGTGTGAG AAAATAACAGTTGCAGAGTGCATAGAGACTCAGAGTAAAGCCATGATGATGCTCACTATAGAACAACTGTCTTACCTGCTGAAGTTTGCCCTCCAGAAGATGAAACAGCCAGGT GACCAACCCCGTTCGTCATCTCACTCCCCCCATGCAGCCGCCACGCAGAGAAAGGCTTTTAATTGG ACGGAGCCCTTTCAGAAACCTGTGTCTCTCGAACAACATCCAGACTATGCAGAGTACATATTCCACCCAATGGACCTGTGCACATTAGAGAGG AACATAAAGAAGAAAATGTACGGTTGCACAGAGGCCTTTTTGGCAGATGTAAAATGGATTTTACATAACTGTATAATATATAATGGAG GCAATCACAAGCTTACAGCCACGGCTAAAGTCATAGTGAAAATCTGCGAACATGAG ATGAATGAAATCGAGGTGTGTCCTGAGTGCTATCTCTCAGCTTGTCAGAAGAGAGAAAACTGGTTCTGTGAGCCATGT AGTAATCCACATCCACTGGTATGGGCCAAGCTGAAGGGATTTCCTTTCTGGCCAGCCAAAGCTCTGCGGGACAAAGATGGCCAAGTGGATGCTCGCTTCTTTGGGCAACATGACAG GGCATGGGTCCCGTTAAACAACTGCTATCTCATGTCCAAAGAAATCCCCTTCTCTGTCAAGAAGACCAAGAGTATTTTCAACAGTGCGATGCAAGAGATGGAAGTCTACGTGGAGAACATGAGGAGGAAGTTTGGAGTCTTCAACTATGCCCTCTTCAGGACGCCTTATACCCCCGACAACCAGTACCAGATGCTCCTAGACACGGGCAACCCGTCATCTGGCTCCATCCGACCAGAGAAGCAGGAGAAGATTAAGTTCAGCTTTGACATGACCGCATCCCCCAAGATGCCCTTGGCCAGGAGTATGATGTCAGTGGCGGGGATGGGAGGAAGTTCTGGGCGGAGGATATCTCTGACGGACATGCCCCGTTCCCCTATGAGCACCAACTCCTCTGCTCACACAGGCTCTGATGGGGAGCAGGAGACACCAGAGAAAGGTCAGGCTAAAGCAGCCAGCAGCCACTTCAGCGCGGGGGAGGAGTCCATGGACTGTACAG CATCCCCTGCTTCAACTCGGCATGCTGCCACAGGCAGTGCTATGGACAGCCCTAAACCCTTACATTCTCAGGGCCCTTCCCTGCCAATCACCCCAAAACAGGAAAAGACTGTTACCACAGGAAGTATACTCAACCTCAACCTGG ATCGTAGTAAAGCAGAGATGGACTTGAAGGAGCTTAGTGAGActgtgcagcagcagcagcagcagggggcGCCGCCTATCCTCACCTCACCGAAGAGACAAATCAGGAGTCGGTTTCAGCTCAACTTGGACAAAACCATAGAAAGCTGCAAGGCCCAGTTAG GTATAGATGAGATATCTGAAGATGTGTACAAGGGAGTTGAACACAGTGATTCCGAGGACTCTGACAAATCTGAGTTTAGCGACAGTGAGTATGCTAGTGATGAGGAGCAGAAGCTTAAAGAGAGCCAGGACCCCATGGTTGCTGAGAAGTGTGAGAAGAAGCGAGCACTCAAGGACCAACAATCTCCCAGCCAAGAAAAGGAGTGCAAGCCTGAAGGCCCAGCAGCAGTAACGTCCACCATGGGGGATACAGTAGCACCAGCTATTGTCACAGAACCCTCATCTAAAGAAAAACAGAGCATAGACTTAGATAAAGATCCAGTAGAGAAATCCAAAGCTGCTCCACCCATTCTTGTCCCCAGAGAAAAGCTCCAAGTGAAGGAAGAAATCAGGCAGCCCACACCTGTGGAGGACTCAGACTCTGAGAGGGAGCTGGTGATCGatctgggggaggaccagggaggcaaggagaggaagagaaacaggaaagacACTACTGCTGCTAAAGACCCTCCAGCCATTAAAACCGAGG GTAAAATTGCCACCCCTTTAAGTGCCCTTACCTCGTCCCAAAACAATGCAGGCCCCTCTGCATCATCCAGTGTCAAAGAGTCTTCTCAGTCCTCTATGGCCATACCCCTCAACATGGTCTCCTTCACAACTACTGCTCCCACTACCATCAGCCCGGCCACCCTTCTCAACACAACCCTAACTAcaactccagccccctccaacTCCACCACCACAGCAGTGAAGaaacagcgccccctgctgcctAGGGAGACAGTCCCCGTGGTCCAAAGGGCTGTGGTATGGAGCCCAACCACCAAGTTCCAGACCTCCTCACAGAAATGGCACATGCAGAAAGTGCAGCGGCAGCAGCAGAACCAGACGCCAGCTACTACACCAGTGCAGACACCAGTGCTGGGGCAAGTGCCGGCGAGCCAACTGCAAGCACAAACCTTGCCCCCAACCCAAGCCTCTGGAACAACACCATCATTATCAGTGTCAGTCCAGCAGCCATCACAAAGCATGCGTTATCAGACCCGACAGGCTGTGAAAG CTGTCCAGCAGAAGGACAATCCACTCAGTACATCCACCTCGGCAGTTACCCTGGTTACAAGTAGCCCAGCCTCTGTGGCTATAATGGCAGTCCCAGGGTCAGGTAcacctgcctcctcttcctcttcccctgtgACTGGAGACTTCCAGATCCCCACTACCTCTGCAGATGTAGCATCAGACATTGCCAAGTATACTAACAAA ATAATGGATGCAATTAAAGGGACAGTGACTGAGATCTACAATGACCTGTCCAAAAGCACTTCAGGGAACACAATAGCAGAG aTTAGACGGCTGAGAATTGAAATTGAAAAACTACAGTGGTTACATCAGCAGGAATTGTCTGAAATGAAGCACAATTTAG AGTTGACAATGGCAGAAATGAGGCAGAGTcttgagcaggagggggagcgttTGGTGGCAGAGGTGAAAAAGcagatggaggtagagaaaCAGCAGGCTGTGGATGAGACCAAGAAGAAGCAGTGGTGTGCCAACTGCAGGAAAGAggccatcttctactgctgctGGAACACCAGCTACTGTGACTATCCCTGTCAGCAAGCCCATTGGCCTGAACACATGAAGTCATGCACTCAGTCAG CAACAGCCCCGCAACAGGAGCCTGAGTCGGAGTCCACAGCCGACACTTCAAACAAAGGAGGACAGTCAAGCAGTGGGCAGACCTCTCCCAAAGAAAAGCAGGCAAGTGCACCTACAGATAGAGACTCTGACATGGAAAAGAGCAAGGACAATGTCACTGTTAGTCTTTCCTAA